The Euphorbia lathyris chromosome 2, ddEupLath1.1, whole genome shotgun sequence genome includes a window with the following:
- the LOC136218982 gene encoding PKS-NRPS hybrid synthetase cheA-like, translating to MCSWHIQSQLICSGLTTGTSALIGMTPCNNNFKIAYAIVKDETEGSYRWILQRLKILLGDDLNPTVVVSDRELGLLKPIQEVFPQAAHLLCTWQINKDVEDRVYRIIGDKGLASKFKNGKWRTILESLTIEEYETNLMMMKEKMSRFKGVISYVEETWLVHKEKFVVAWTKEFLHFGNTTTCRVESEHASLKQWLNTATGSLDTVWQKVHKQIESQATKVHA from the exons atgtgttcatggcacatccagagtcagttgatatgttcaggacttaccactggtacatcggcattgattgggatgacgccatgcaataataacttcaagatagcgtatgctattgttaaagacgagaccgaagggagctatcgttggattttgcaaaggctgaagattttgcttggggatgatcttaacccgaccgttgttgttagtgacagggagcttgggttattaaagccgatacaagaagtttttccacaagcagcgcacttgctatgcacttggcagataaataaggatgtggaagatcgtgtgtatagaatcattggagataaaggccttgcctctaaattcaagaatggcaaatggagaacaatattagaatcattaaccattgaggagtacgagaccaatcttatgatgatgaaggaaaagatgagcaggttcaaaggagttatctcgtatgttgaggagacgtggttggtgcataaggagaagtttgttgttgcttggacaaaggagttcctacattttggtaacacaactacttgtcgagtggagagcgaacatgctagtctaaagcaatggctcaatacggcaactgggtcccttgacacggtatggcagaaggttcacaagcagattgaatcacaagcaactaag gtacatgcttga